One genomic region from Streptomyces sp. NBC_00457 encodes:
- a CDS encoding DUF2075 domain-containing protein, with protein MLLLKLAARDLLNLNSRRRMVPHLAARWKHFLSTDASLTERSAWAESLVHLAEDLVAADRGNVEMVVECAATLDEIDRAGDPRLIDVVLVGHHPEENGLSVQLVELKRWSTVTRVERATAELVHVPGMGEKKHPALQLREYYEAFTSDRGPLYGLDFECGGFAYMHNATDASVLPLVGVDAPTGSYARVYTNDRRPQLLSDLRSSFAADGADSAAEILLRSMGLRNTPLLDAMIRSSGEDTVFTLRGRQKKVSDQILDTAAKVLPDPQRPTLIPDEGRVVFLVTGGAGTGKSAIGLQLKAELEAAGRTVKYASGSRAFNGALQEHVGFGDREFKETFTYFSNFVTPPDPPLDVLICDEAHRLRDRSTNRFWKPEDWGTKPQVDELLDASRLTVFFLDEGQSVRPQEVGTAALVEDAARRYDAHLVRWRLREQFRCGGSDAYIRWVRGALGVSDAESEPWTPDGLMHVEVVDSPAELERIIRSEAGAGASARMVAGYCWPWTKPLGKEKRLEPDVRIGDWHRPWNADSDSFCENKTVPPSKIWSVHENGLGQIGCVYTAQGLEWDWCGVIMGEDMVRRGDRWVFRRGKERADKEAGVKRVAVPGSFDPKVKPKSVHDDEFARLVRHAYHVLMTRASRATVLYSTDEETRDYLKGLVGDVAIHGLRPTWENLPEQARQPHLPRPGRGGRRRRKRQKKDAPPGEMRLF; from the coding sequence ATGCTCCTGCTGAAACTGGCAGCGCGGGATCTGCTGAACCTGAACTCAAGACGCCGTATGGTGCCCCACCTCGCCGCGAGGTGGAAGCACTTCCTCAGCACCGACGCTTCGTTGACCGAACGTTCCGCCTGGGCAGAGAGCCTGGTTCATCTTGCCGAGGATCTGGTTGCCGCCGACCGTGGGAACGTCGAAATGGTCGTCGAGTGCGCGGCCACGCTCGACGAGATCGACCGCGCCGGGGACCCGAGGCTCATAGACGTCGTCCTCGTGGGCCATCATCCCGAGGAGAACGGGCTGTCCGTCCAACTCGTCGAGCTGAAGCGGTGGTCGACGGTGACCCGGGTGGAGCGAGCCACCGCCGAGCTGGTGCATGTCCCCGGCATGGGGGAGAAGAAGCATCCTGCGCTGCAACTGCGCGAATATTACGAGGCGTTCACGAGTGACAGAGGTCCGTTGTACGGACTGGACTTCGAGTGCGGCGGCTTCGCCTATATGCACAACGCCACCGACGCCTCGGTGCTTCCGCTGGTCGGCGTGGACGCGCCGACCGGTTCCTACGCGCGTGTCTACACGAACGACCGCCGCCCCCAGCTGCTGTCGGACTTGAGGAGCAGCTTCGCCGCCGACGGTGCCGACTCGGCGGCCGAGATCCTGCTGCGGAGCATGGGTCTGCGCAATACCCCGCTGCTCGACGCCATGATCCGCTCCAGCGGCGAGGACACGGTCTTCACCCTGCGCGGCCGTCAAAAGAAGGTCTCGGACCAGATCCTCGACACGGCCGCCAAGGTGCTTCCCGATCCCCAGCGGCCCACGCTCATCCCCGATGAAGGACGGGTGGTGTTCCTGGTCACGGGCGGTGCCGGTACGGGCAAGAGCGCCATCGGACTCCAGCTCAAGGCTGAACTGGAGGCGGCGGGCCGCACGGTCAAGTACGCGAGCGGTAGCAGGGCCTTCAACGGCGCTCTCCAGGAGCATGTCGGCTTCGGCGACCGGGAGTTCAAGGAGACCTTCACCTACTTCAGTAACTTCGTCACCCCGCCCGACCCGCCGCTGGACGTGCTGATCTGCGACGAGGCCCACCGCCTGCGCGACCGCTCCACCAACCGCTTCTGGAAACCCGAGGACTGGGGCACCAAGCCTCAGGTGGACGAGCTTCTCGACGCCTCCCGGTTGACGGTGTTCTTCCTCGACGAGGGTCAGTCCGTGCGCCCGCAGGAGGTCGGTACCGCCGCTCTCGTGGAGGACGCGGCACGGCGCTACGACGCCCACCTGGTCCGTTGGCGCCTGCGGGAACAGTTTCGGTGCGGCGGCAGCGACGCCTACATCCGCTGGGTGCGCGGTGCGCTGGGAGTGTCCGACGCGGAGTCGGAGCCGTGGACCCCGGACGGACTGATGCATGTCGAGGTCGTGGACAGCCCGGCGGAACTCGAGCGGATCATCCGTTCCGAGGCCGGGGCGGGAGCGTCCGCACGCATGGTCGCCGGATACTGCTGGCCCTGGACGAAGCCCCTGGGCAAGGAGAAGCGACTTGAGCCCGACGTCCGGATCGGTGACTGGCATCGGCCGTGGAACGCGGACAGTGATTCCTTCTGCGAGAACAAGACCGTCCCGCCTTCCAAGATCTGGTCCGTGCACGAGAACGGCCTCGGCCAGATCGGGTGTGTGTACACCGCGCAGGGTCTGGAGTGGGACTGGTGCGGCGTGATCATGGGTGAGGACATGGTGCGCCGCGGCGATCGCTGGGTGTTCCGCCGGGGCAAGGAGAGGGCGGACAAGGAGGCGGGCGTCAAGCGGGTAGCCGTTCCCGGGTCGTTCGATCCCAAGGTGAAGCCGAAGAGCGTGCACGATGACGAGTTCGCCCGCCTCGTCCGGCACGCGTACCACGTGCTGATGACCCGGGCGAGCCGGGCGACCGTGCTCTACTCCACGGACGAGGAGACCCGGGACTACCTGAAGGGACTCGTCGGCGACGTTGCGATCCACGGTCTGCGACCCACCTGGGAGAACCTGCCGGAGCAGGCGCGACAGCCACATCTGCCCCGTCCCGGCCGAGGAGGGCGCCGCCGCAGGAAGCGTCAGAAGAAGGACGCTCCGCCCGGAGAGATGCGCCTTTTCTGA
- a CDS encoding DUF6408 family protein yields MNPVEYKLARRDRIRQILVDVAVGVIINLMVTALTVVARLVF; encoded by the coding sequence ATGAACCCCGTTGAGTACAAGCTTGCACGTCGTGACCGGATTCGTCAGATTCTGGTCGACGTCGCGGTGGGAGTCATCATCAATCTGATGGTGACGGCCCTTACCGTGGTAGCGCGCCTGGTCTTCTGA
- a CDS encoding HD domain-containing protein, with product MSEDLTAVARFLYEAGTLKNTARTGWWMAGVQHPESVAEHSWRTALIATIIAKLEGADPARAAFLAVWHDSQETRTGDVNHLGKKYTIGEADPRDITADQVAGMPELLAEAVRHLVAEYEAKESLEAICARDADKLECMIQGIEYRDQGYANAQRWIDNSRGRLVTKTGQALADAVLDTGSLDWLRAALGEKQS from the coding sequence GTGTCCGAGGACCTGACCGCGGTTGCCCGTTTCCTGTACGAGGCAGGCACGCTGAAGAACACCGCTCGCACCGGATGGTGGATGGCAGGCGTGCAGCACCCCGAGTCAGTAGCCGAGCACTCATGGCGTACCGCCCTCATCGCAACGATCATCGCGAAGCTGGAGGGCGCCGACCCCGCCCGGGCGGCGTTCCTCGCCGTCTGGCACGACTCCCAAGAGACCCGTACCGGAGACGTCAACCACCTCGGCAAGAAGTACACCATCGGAGAGGCCGACCCTCGTGACATCACAGCCGACCAGGTGGCGGGCATGCCGGAGCTCCTTGCCGAAGCCGTGCGCCACCTGGTCGCTGAGTACGAGGCCAAGGAGTCCCTGGAAGCGATCTGCGCACGGGACGCCGACAAGCTGGAGTGCATGATCCAGGGCATCGAGTACCGGGACCAGGGCTACGCCAACGCCCAGCGGTGGATCGACAACAGCCGGGGGCGGCTCGTCACGAAGACGGGCCAGGCTCTCGCTGACGCGGTGCTGGACACAGGGTCGTTGGACTGGCTGCGCGCGGCACTGGGTGAGAAGCAGAGTTGA
- a CDS encoding alpha/beta fold hydrolase: MNRRIKATAIAALSSVVVGAALIACDGPVSTAEKVTEETTGKVTEETAEKNLGDEGRDGDNFSGTKKIRLGKHSVNVSCSGDATEGKPLVMLMAGGGDGLDTMAGLQKTLSEKGRVCSYDRLGEGKSDQPKGTQTIDDSAKILTGVLDRLAGDRSVVLAGHSLGGYIAARYAPGHPDRIKGLVLMDATIPALTAGISKAIPESATGMAAELRDQTMAVNEGQNPEQFIIADTKVRSAGKIPVQIIKHESQYAEVPEYGPALEQMWSKGQQQWRALSSRSKLSTAPGTGHYIHVDRPDIAVKAIQRVTAQAA; encoded by the coding sequence ATGAACCGCAGGATCAAGGCAACCGCCATCGCCGCACTCTCCTCCGTCGTGGTCGGCGCCGCGCTCATCGCCTGCGACGGACCCGTGTCGACCGCTGAGAAGGTCACCGAGGAGACCACCGGCAAGGTCACCGAGGAGACCGCGGAGAAGAACCTCGGGGACGAGGGCCGGGACGGGGACAACTTCTCCGGCACCAAGAAGATCCGGCTCGGAAAGCACTCCGTAAACGTCTCCTGCTCGGGCGATGCGACGGAGGGCAAGCCACTCGTCATGCTGATGGCCGGCGGCGGCGACGGACTGGACACCATGGCCGGCCTGCAGAAGACACTGAGTGAGAAGGGCCGGGTCTGCTCCTACGACCGGCTCGGCGAAGGCAAGAGCGACCAGCCGAAGGGCACCCAGACCATCGACGACAGCGCCAAGATCCTCACCGGCGTTCTGGACCGCCTCGCCGGTGACCGCTCCGTCGTCCTGGCCGGCCATTCGCTGGGCGGGTACATCGCCGCCCGGTACGCCCCCGGCCACCCGGACCGGATCAAGGGACTGGTGCTCATGGACGCCACCATCCCTGCGCTGACCGCCGGCATTTCGAAGGCGATCCCCGAGTCGGCCACCGGCATGGCGGCCGAACTGCGCGACCAGACCATGGCGGTCAACGAGGGCCAGAACCCGGAGCAGTTCATCATCGCCGACACGAAGGTCCGCTCCGCCGGGAAGATCCCGGTGCAGATCATCAAGCACGAGTCCCAGTACGCCGAGGTCCCCGAGTACGGGCCCGCGCTGGAACAGATGTGGTCCAAGGGCCAGCAGCAGTGGCGCGCGCTGTCCTCCCGCAGCAAGCTCAGCACCGCTCCGGGGACCGGCCACTACATCCACGTCGACCGCCCGGACATCGCCGTCAAGGCCATCCAGCGCGTCACCGCACAGGCCGCATAG
- a CDS encoding sensor histidine kinase, with the protein MRVRRTPGQWLQFDVTAWYLVLGPLLLAASFLPSLQSHGTQLGGVPNRPWDGLAVVVIALESLPLMMCRRWPVACVALVSVGFALDQLLGYHSLAGTALALALLGAGSRVEQHRRATALALSVAYVPLAVVLSRLGSGESTSGFVMFYVATALVWGMGAWLRAARIAEADRRRRVAEETRTAERTRIARELHDVVTHHVTAMVVQTEAARYLTSAPERLEQALTAVSETGRQAIGDLRHLLDLLNPDHSPQPTEDMTPQAGTLGTLVEQTRRAGQPVEFTEEGTPPESTGSAHLVAYRVVQEALTNALKYAHGIRTSVMVRHGDKEITVEVTTEASGSRATSPGGSGRGLAGLRERVDVLGGEFSAGRRTGGGFVVRARIPAKAPS; encoded by the coding sequence ATCCGGGTCCGCCGGACCCCGGGCCAGTGGCTCCAGTTCGACGTGACGGCCTGGTACCTCGTCCTCGGCCCGCTGCTGCTGGCCGCGTCGTTCCTCCCCTCGCTGCAGAGCCACGGCACACAACTCGGCGGCGTCCCGAACCGGCCCTGGGACGGGCTGGCCGTAGTGGTCATCGCCCTGGAGAGCCTCCCGCTGATGATGTGCCGCCGATGGCCGGTGGCCTGCGTGGCACTGGTGTCGGTGGGCTTCGCCCTGGACCAACTGCTCGGCTACCACTCGCTGGCCGGTACGGCGCTGGCCCTCGCGCTGCTGGGTGCCGGGTCCCGGGTGGAACAGCACCGCCGCGCCACCGCCCTCGCCCTCTCCGTGGCGTACGTACCGCTGGCCGTCGTCCTCTCCCGGCTCGGCTCGGGCGAGTCGACGAGCGGGTTCGTGATGTTCTACGTGGCGACGGCCCTGGTCTGGGGCATGGGGGCGTGGCTGCGCGCCGCCCGCATCGCGGAAGCCGACCGCCGGCGCCGCGTCGCCGAGGAGACCCGCACCGCCGAACGCACCCGTATCGCCCGCGAGTTGCACGACGTGGTGACCCACCATGTGACGGCGATGGTCGTGCAGACCGAGGCGGCCCGCTATCTGACCTCCGCTCCCGAGCGCCTCGAACAAGCCCTGACCGCCGTCTCGGAAACCGGCCGGCAGGCCATCGGCGACCTGCGGCACCTGCTCGACCTGCTCAACCCCGATCACAGCCCGCAGCCGACCGAGGACATGACCCCGCAGGCCGGCACCCTCGGCACCCTGGTGGAACAGACGCGCAGGGCGGGCCAGCCGGTGGAGTTCACCGAGGAGGGCACCCCGCCGGAGTCCACCGGCAGCGCCCACCTGGTGGCCTACCGGGTGGTGCAGGAAGCCCTGACGAACGCCCTCAAGTACGCCCACGGCATTCGCACTTCGGTTATGGTGCGCCACGGCGACAAGGAGATAACCGTGGAAGTCACTACGGAGGCATCCGGCTCGCGGGCGACATCCCCCGGCGGCAGCGGACGCGGCCTGGCCGGGCTGCGGGAGCGGGTCGACGTCCTGGGTGGCGAGTTCAGCGCGGGTCGGCGCACGGGCGGCGGGTTCGTGGTGCGGGCACGCATCCCCGCAAAGGCCCCCTCGTGA
- a CDS encoding response regulator transcription factor, whose product MTVPIRVVVCDDQLLIRTGLVTIIDAQPDMEVAGECGDGQAAVDLVRRLRPDVVVMDIRMPGLDGIGATRLLAGSGVPHPAKVLVVTTFNLDEYVYEALRAGASGFLLKDAPPDRLLHGIRTVAMGAALLDPEVTRQLVGKYAARIRPAEDGPAQNIPLTPRELEVLRLIADGLSNSEIAAALMISRETVKTFVSRILTKLGLRDRVQAVVYAYRHGLVT is encoded by the coding sequence GTGACAGTGCCGATCCGGGTCGTGGTCTGCGACGACCAACTACTGATCCGCACTGGGCTGGTGACGATCATCGACGCCCAGCCCGACATGGAGGTGGCCGGCGAGTGCGGCGACGGACAGGCCGCCGTCGATCTCGTCCGCCGGCTGCGTCCGGACGTCGTCGTGATGGACATCCGTATGCCGGGACTCGACGGCATCGGGGCCACCCGGCTGCTGGCCGGGTCCGGGGTGCCGCACCCCGCCAAGGTGCTCGTGGTGACGACGTTCAACCTCGACGAGTACGTCTACGAGGCGCTGCGCGCCGGGGCCAGCGGGTTCCTGCTCAAGGACGCGCCCCCCGACCGGCTGCTCCACGGCATCCGCACCGTGGCCATGGGCGCCGCCCTGCTGGACCCCGAGGTGACACGTCAACTGGTGGGCAAGTACGCCGCCCGTATCCGTCCCGCCGAGGACGGCCCGGCCCAGAACATTCCGCTGACCCCCCGCGAACTGGAGGTCCTGCGCCTGATCGCGGACGGCCTGTCCAACAGCGAGATCGCCGCGGCCCTGATGATCAGCCGGGAGACCGTCAAGACGTTCGTCTCCCGCATCCTCACCAAGCTCGGCCTCCGCGACCGCGTCCAAGCCGTCGTCTACGCCTACCGGCACGGGCTGGTGACCTGA